The window tcaagatcgtctttttccataagatagaaaagaataccatgtaaaatcagtgaaaattaaaatagttataactcagcaaccgtttagtggatgcgttttcaattttttgcagtacatcagggaaactaaaaaaacaatttcacaaatttttagcaactttgtaccattttgaacttcagtccgatacatccttaaagctgattgattatataaaaaaatttttagcgaaaaaaatattttaataatttggcATAAGGTACAGTTTCAGCATACttcttatatacataaacatgcTTCTGAAAACTACTTTAAATTATTGGAACATAAGAATTCATGTTTCAAAGTGTATGAGTTGATGCATTAATGAACTTTGATTACTTTGACTTCCCATATCTCTGGAACAAATTCTCGActcaacttaattttttttttttgtgattgaTAAGATGTCATTTGGCATATCAGTTTCAAAATCGTAGGACCAAAAAGGTAACTCTTGTAGTCgcttttttatgtaatttcatttaataaaagatttaaatattaattcatattcaacttattattcaataacaattttcacgcgcgcgtgtgtgtgttaaaaagataaatatcagatttaaaaaataacaatatcttcaaaccgagaattattattttttaatactaatattttctcaattaaaacaattaaaataattataatattgaaataaaaatatattttattaaagtttaagattattaaattctttaatctaATAATGAATACTTAAgatacttacaattagttgATGTAGATATTTTACTAGGAATATACAACTGTTGATCCAATAAGCCATAagctaaattttccaaattataTTCCTCCGCAGTAGCTAAGGCTTTTACAGTCCATgtctagtaaaaaaaaatttcttatacatgttctttttttattatggatTTGTAAATGATTTTCAATTCTTCATAAGTAAAactaagaaagaaatatatagtaaACTATAGGATAAGGATTtagatagtaaaaaaaattgattcctttttaggtattttttaaaactttaaactttGAGAAAGAGATTTGGAAAAAGTTTTATCATCATATAAATTGTCCATAAAACTTCTATTCTAATTTCTCCATACAACAAACTTACATTAGGCTTTGAGCTCTTATCATCGTTTATTATTACTCTGTTTCTTCTGGAtggtgtttttttaattttgaacgtAGATATATTATCAACGATGTCAGTTCCATTTTCTTTTGGATTTATCTTCGCTGAGTGAATTGTAGAATCATGTAAAAATCTCTTATAAACTGTGCATTTATACGAGGAAAAGCCCGCCTTTATCACTGTCCTTCCTCGCAAAATATTCAAGCTTGGCACGATCCTTTggtatatatcaattttatctctGCAGCTCGATAGCACAAGCCTTTGAATTATTGCGAGATTCATTTTACcagcttttattattaaaattttacctaCTATGATAGACTTTTactctatttatttatacgatttttgcatatacaaataatacgtATTGTGCAAATACCTCTCAAACAAAATTGGAAAGCTTTCGTCAATGTTTATAACGCacttattaatgtttataaagcACAGTCATCTTGCAACACAAAAGTTTATTCACTActgagtaatattttttaaaccaacATTATTACCGGTCCTACtgtcatttaaaatatactatattcTCATATTTGTATCATAACCCCATAAATACGTATTGCATACGTTTTGCGCTATATAACCTAAAGGTAGGATTGAAGGCGCTTTGTTACTCCACCGTCCACCCTGCTCCATCCGGAGTACAACTTGTCACGTTCTTGGTTCTTTTAGCATGCATCGGTTAATCGGTATGTATACATTACAAGGTGCGatctttgagtatatatatacatggaggaggaatgccagcactgaaagtgtgtccaaagcgggtcacacacactttccgtagaatgtaacagtaaggttttgaccaatcacgtacttgatttaGTCGCTTACTGTTACGGTCGTCCAATCCAACATgtcgaaaccttactgttacgttctacggaaagtgtgtgtAACCAGCTCAATAGTGATGGGCGATACAGTATCGATATTACAAATATCGATACTTCAATACTCAAATATCGGTATTTTTGTATCGATACTTTATTATTCGATATTTTGGCATATCGATACTCAACCCCTGAATATCGATCTTCGATACACCTATGAATGTGGTCTATTCGACGCTAcagacctagtttacaccgagcacttggtacgcgtatcaaatagtaaataactagtgaatgtgtttaatcgttagctgatcagcttaaattcactacttgatacgcgtaccaagtgctcagTGTAaacctttgagtatatatacatggaggaggaatgccagcactgaaagtgtgtccaagatctgtgcgagagagaaaggtatatcatgatacctgctctctctgcgcatgcgtcaaacgctatatgtacaatggctggcattgtatgttacacacacatacaatccgtaaataagtacaaaagtgcacaagaagtgttgaaactgcggtgcagataatgatattaacgcatgcgcagagaaagcgagtatcatgatatacctttctctctcgcacagatcttggacacactttcggtctacatgaaaccatagccaattcctcctccatgtatatatactcaaaggccggtattcatagtcaaatcttatttcaagatcgtctcaagcaatgtcttaagatgctaatacggctctgggattggttgatggcatcttaagacagtacttaagatgatcttaaatataagacccgactatgaataccggccaaaGGGTGCGATGTGCAATCCACGTGACTAGAGTCTTGTATTAAGGGCCATCACACACGAAATGGCATAACTTGCATATGCATAGCATaaaaggtttgttttttattcctgcactgctgcactggtgcaataagttagaataagggcctaaacacaatgccaggcaatagaaacaaaaataatgaaagagagaaaaaaagaaaagatcttctctctttctctctttctttatttcctattcctattgcctgttgcctggcattgtgtgatggccttaagacaaatatattttttctcattctaaggccagtattcatagtcggatcttatatttaagatcatcttaagtactggcttaagatgccatcagccaatcacagagctgtattagcGTCTTAAGATATTTGTGCTTGAAACTAGGGCTACGGTCCATTTGACGCTACAAACGTTTCgaagcattctttgattggtcaattcgtaaaattctttgtttcgATTGGTCAACTAAACgcttcgaagcatttgtagcgtcaagtggaccgcaGCCTACTGCTCTAGAATACCTACTTTTCTAGTGCTCTAGTTCAACCATTGAatcaggggctcgattcttgaattcatttgcaaaagaaacgtattcgcaaattctgttcttacagaaaagttgaaaatttattggctattgtatggcttttaaccaataaacttgcaacttttctgttagagcgggtatttgcgcatacgttttcttgcgaatgaattcaagaatcgagccccagagaggaacctgagagcggccaccgcggcTTTTTTCGTGCAACCAATATTTAAGCATCAacgccaaacgtggatgtaaagcccgttctacattaattgcagtcgccagttgcaatttgcaacacccaataaatgtcgagctttaactagaaactaagcGCCTATTGGATGTCGCATGTCGCAACTAGCTGcttgcgattaatgtaaaacagactttacatccacgtttggcgctgatgcgctagtcaaatatcggtcgcacgaaaaaggccgcggtggccgctctcaggttcctctctgattgaactctctctctctctctctctctctcttttgtgCTTTACACGTGGAAGAATATTCACGTACTGGTTCAGCGCTGATCAGTTTTGTTCCATACAAATTGGTTATCTCGGCCAGTACAAAGAATTGATCATGGTAAGTGAttcgaataatattaattagtagTTAGAAAGTTATTTTTGTCATACAACAATTTATTCTGTATCGTATAAATcacttcaaatattaatttaggtTAGGCGTCACCGAAGCCATTTAGAACTTAAAATCCGAACGCGAtatctggaaaaaaaaaccatatatTTGCTAAGATTTTaactcttttttaataaacgaaTGTTAGTACCTTCGCAGCTTAAGCGTACCTAAGCGACATACAGCATTGGCATATACATTACAAacatttagtatattttatacgtatgtgtttatgaaaataagttaatatcctttttattttttttcaggcAACAACCAAGGTCGACAATCCTGAGAAACCAGGACAAGAAGTCACTCCCATTCACCGAATTAGAATCACACTCACGTCGCGCAACGTTCGTTCTCTTGAAAAAGGTGACATGACATACATACACTGTTGTAACACAAGGTGTTCACAGCAGTGTAacatttacattgtttttccaatttttttattatgtaatttccttaatgtgataaataatttgatgttATTTCTATGTGTTTCAGTATGCGCAGAATTGATCAATGGGGCTAAAAAGCAGAAACTGAAGGTTAAGGGACCTGTTCGCATGCCCACAAAGATCTTGAGAATAACAACTCGCAAAACACCCTGTGGTGAGGGTTCGAAAACCTGGGATCGCTTCCAGATGCGAATTCACAAAAGAGTAATTGATTTGTATTCGCCATCGGAGATCGTGAAGCAAATCACGAGCATTTCTATCGAACCTGGAGTAGAAGTGGAAGTAACGATTgctaatgaataaatatgtaattgaaattacaaggttttaataaaaaaattaaaaaaaacttgaaatatcTCGCTACGTTTACACctcttatacaaatataaccatttgatttgttttaattttagtaattaccTACATTCCTTTTTTCCCTGTTTTATGATTTTTCTCTAAAGcccatttctaccaacgtagattaactgtTCTCAGTTTTACTTGCCATCTTATTTTAGttctaaaaattagaaaaataaatagcaagTTACATCAAGATTAAAATCAATCTACATTTGTAGAAATGAGCGTAAATCAGATATCTGAAACTAtggaaaatattgaatatattatgaaCTTgggtaattataaaatagataatattttttaaattctct of the Monomorium pharaonis isolate MP-MQ-018 chromosome 11, ASM1337386v2, whole genome shotgun sequence genome contains:
- the LOC105839305 gene encoding 40S ribosomal protein S20 encodes the protein MSKPYCYVLRKVCVTSSIVMGDTVSILQISILQYSNIASQISVARKRPRWPLSGSSLIELSLSLSLSLLCFTRGRIFTYWFSADQFCSIQIGYLGQYKELIMATTKVDNPEKPGQEVTPIHRIRITLTSRNVRSLEKVCAELINGAKKQKLKVKGPVRMPTKILRITTRKTPCGEGSKTWDRFQMRIHKRVIDLYSPSEIVKQITSISIEPGVEVEVTIANE